The following proteins come from a genomic window of Dreissena polymorpha isolate Duluth1 chromosome 1, UMN_Dpol_1.0, whole genome shotgun sequence:
- the LOC127877486 gene encoding orexin receptor type 2-like, which translates to MEPNGVEKSLNLTAACNVNMTNQFSHSDTGKWWLIIVYIVVFLVGLIGNTLVCVVIWRNRGMRTVTNIFIVNLAIADIAVLIMCLPITLLVDITGAWFFGDFVCKLNQFTMTSSISVSVLTLTAISVERWYAICHPLRFHSTTRRARVIITAIWIVSAGVALPETIASRTVKTCEEEILFTECYPVDLGYKGLMIWQFVIIAALYCVPICLMGFTYSNIAFILCTGRIPKESHTRAAMLNDRNWNDNDEHIESRKKAVKMLFAIVALFAMCFFPNHLLNVLRYAGFTDYVDGIENFALVAHVAIFLNSCMNPVFYNFMSGKHSRLTIIGSHCYMKPTRSLIP; encoded by the exons ATGGAGCCTAACGGTGTTGAGAAAAGTTTGAATTTAACGGCGGCCTGTAATGTGAACATGACAAACCAGTTCAGTCATTCGGACACCGGAAAATGGTGGCTGATTATCGTTTATATAGTTGTCTTTTTAGTAGGATTAATCGGCAATACCCTTGTCTGTGTCGTCATATGGCGCAACAGAGGGATGCGGACGGTGACGAACATTTTCATTGTCAACCTCGCCATCGCAGATATCGCCGTTTTAATTATGTGTCTACCTATTACCTTGCTTGTTGACATCACCGGCGCGTGGTTCTTTGGTGACTTCGTCTGTAAACTAAACCAATTTACAATG ACGTCATCGATATCTGTGTCTGTTCTTACACTAACGGCAATATCCGTAGAACGTTGGTATGCGATCTGTCATCCGTTGCGTTTCCATAGCACCACGCGACGCGCCCGTGTCATCATTACTGCAATTTGGATTGTTTCTGCAGGCGTCGCTCTTCCGGAAACAATTGCCTCTAGAACTGTTAAGACCTGTGAAGAAGAAATTTTGTTTACTGAATGCTACCCGGTTGATCTTGGCTACAAGGGGCTCATGATATGGCAGTTTGTTATAATTGCTGCACTGTATTGCGTTCCCATCTGCCTTATGGGTTTCACCTATTCCAACATCGCCTTTATCCTGTGTACCGGACGGATACCAAAGGAATCAC aCACACGTGCTGCGATGTTGAACGACAGAAATTGGAATGATAACGATGAGCACATTGAATCGCGCAAAAAGGCTGTCAAGATGCTCTTTGCAATTGTGGCTCTCTTTGCCATGTGTTTCTTTCCAAACCATCTGTTAAATGTCTTAAG ATACGCTGGTTTTACGGACTACGTGGATGGAATAGAAAACTTTGCGCTGGTAGCACATGTGGCGATATTTCTCAACAGCTGTATGAATCCCGTCTTTTACAATTTTATGAGCGGTAAGCATTCAAGGTTGACGATTATTGGCTCTCATTGTTACATGAAACCTACCAGATCTCTTATCCCGTAG